In one window of Hymenobacter nivis DNA:
- a CDS encoding carbon-nitrogen hydrolase family protein, protein MTELIEIRHLQLTDYEAVKTAMLQAYPRMATYWRREQLARLVTIFPEGQFVVTVNEEVVAAALALVIDHEKLADQHTFRQVTGDYTFSTHDPAGDTLYGIEVFVVPAMRGRRLARRLYDARKELCERLNLRAIAFGARIAGYHEYQHELSPKEYVRRVKDREIVDPALNFQLANDFHAVRVLRNYLPGDEASGDYALLMEWDNMLYDTRPAPPVAQKTQVRLGLVQWQMRLYDGLEDLFQQVEYFVDALAAYRADFALFPELFHGPLMAETNELAEIDAIRKLSQFSDEILARFTKLAVKYHINIITGSMPVVADEGHLLNVGYLCRRNGSVERYEKIHVTPNEAKCWALRGGTRLQTFDTDCGPIGVLICYDSEFPELARLLADQGMNILFIPFLTDTQTAYSRVRHCAQARAIENECYVAIAGSVGNLPRVKNMDIQYAQSAVLTPCDFAFPTTGVKSEATPNTEMILVTDVDLSILDRLRHSGSVQNLRNRRHDMYRLSSNEMMPKH, encoded by the coding sequence ATGACCGAGCTTATTGAAATCCGACATCTTCAACTTACTGACTATGAGGCGGTGAAAACCGCCATGCTGCAAGCCTACCCGCGCATGGCCACCTACTGGCGGCGCGAGCAGCTAGCCCGGCTGGTGACCATTTTTCCCGAAGGCCAGTTTGTGGTAACGGTCAACGAGGAAGTGGTGGCCGCCGCGCTGGCCCTCGTTATCGACCACGAGAAGCTGGCCGACCAGCACACGTTCCGGCAGGTTACCGGCGACTATACCTTCTCGACCCATGACCCGGCCGGAGATACGCTTTATGGCATCGAGGTGTTTGTGGTGCCGGCCATGCGCGGGCGGCGGCTGGCGCGCCGCCTCTACGATGCCCGCAAGGAGCTGTGCGAGCGCCTCAACCTGCGCGCCATTGCTTTCGGAGCGCGCATTGCAGGCTACCACGAGTACCAGCACGAGCTGTCGCCGAAGGAGTACGTGCGCCGGGTGAAGGACCGTGAAATCGTGGACCCAGCGCTCAACTTTCAGCTGGCCAACGACTTCCACGCGGTGCGGGTATTGCGCAACTACCTGCCCGGCGACGAGGCCAGCGGCGACTACGCCCTGCTGATGGAGTGGGACAACATGCTCTACGACACCCGCCCGGCCCCGCCCGTGGCCCAGAAAACCCAGGTGCGCCTGGGCTTGGTGCAGTGGCAAATGCGCCTCTACGACGGCCTCGAAGACCTGTTTCAGCAAGTAGAATATTTTGTGGATGCGCTGGCGGCCTACCGCGCCGACTTTGCGCTGTTTCCCGAGCTGTTTCACGGCCCGCTGATGGCGGAGACGAACGAGCTGGCTGAAATCGACGCGATTCGCAAGCTCAGCCAGTTTTCGGACGAGATACTGGCCCGCTTTACCAAGCTGGCGGTGAAATACCACATCAACATCATCACCGGCTCGATGCCCGTGGTAGCCGACGAGGGCCACCTGCTGAACGTGGGCTACCTGTGCCGCCGCAACGGCTCAGTGGAGCGCTACGAGAAAATCCACGTGACGCCCAACGAGGCCAAGTGCTGGGCCCTGCGCGGCGGCACCCGCCTCCAAACGTTCGATACCGACTGCGGCCCCATCGGGGTGCTCATCTGCTACGATTCGGAGTTTCCGGAGTTGGCCCGCCTGCTGGCCGACCAGGGCATGAACATCCTGTTTATACCCTTTCTGACGGATACCCAGACGGCCTACTCACGGGTGCGGCACTGCGCCCAGGCCCGCGCCATCGAGAACGAGTGCTACGTGGCGATAGCCGGCTCGGTGGGCAACTTACCCAGGGTCAAGAACATGGACATCCAGTACGCCCAGAGTGCCGTGCTTACGCCCTGCGATTTCGCCTTTCCCACCACCGGCGTGAAAAGCGAGGCCACCCCCAACACCGAGATGATCCTCGTAACCGATGTGGACCTGTCTATCCTGGACCGCCTGCGCCACAGCGGCAGCGTACAGAACCTGCGCAACCGCCGCCACGATATGTACCGGCTCTCATCTAACGAGATGATGCCCAAGCACTAG
- a CDS encoding SDR family oxidoreductase produces MAGKLTGKVALITGASAGIGEACARALAAEGAQLILTARRTERLETLADELAAHAPRPIVVVGDARDEETARQAVQAALDGPGRLDILLNNAGTGNYKNLVNTSADEYDDLMDTNMRSTFLFTRHAAPVLIKQGSGTILMLSSMAGIYGFAGEAVYCATKFAQVGFAQALDKELRPHGIKVGVICPGGVKTEFALGRGRTEDSVAQSGMLEPEDVAGAVLLACTQSPGSRIIEIQMRTMAEGLT; encoded by the coding sequence ATGGCAGGAAAACTCACTGGCAAAGTTGCCCTCATCACGGGGGCCAGCGCCGGCATTGGCGAGGCCTGCGCCCGCGCGTTGGCCGCCGAAGGCGCCCAGCTCATCCTCACCGCCCGCCGCACCGAACGGCTCGAAACCCTGGCCGATGAACTGGCGGCCCACGCCCCCCGGCCCATCGTCGTCGTTGGCGACGCCCGCGACGAGGAAACGGCCCGCCAAGCCGTGCAAGCCGCCTTGGACGGCCCCGGCCGCCTCGACATCCTGCTCAATAACGCGGGCACCGGCAACTACAAAAACCTGGTGAACACCAGTGCCGACGAATACGACGACCTGATGGACACCAACATGCGCTCGACGTTTCTATTTACGCGCCACGCTGCGCCGGTCCTCATCAAGCAAGGCTCGGGCACCATCCTCATGCTTTCGTCGATGGCCGGCATATACGGCTTTGCGGGCGAGGCGGTGTATTGCGCCACCAAGTTTGCCCAGGTCGGCTTCGCCCAAGCCTTGGACAAGGAGCTGCGCCCCCACGGCATCAAGGTCGGGGTCATCTGCCCCGGCGGCGTCAAAACCGAATTCGCCCTCGGCCGCGGCCGCACCGAAGACAGCGTAGCCCAGTCGGGGATGCTGGAGCCCGAAGACGTAGCCGGGGCCGTGCTACTGGCCTGCACGCAGTCGCCGGGCTCGCGCATCATCGAAATTCAAATGCGCACCATGGCCGAAGGCCTGACCTAA